In the Flavobacterium acetivorans genome, one interval contains:
- a CDS encoding TolC family protein, whose amino-acid sequence MKKLNFILLLGTLSLPILGFGQDTLSISKKEIWQKASEKNRQIKMAQQDYKSAQADYRQSNSLFLPNITASHTAISTTNPLMAFGSKLNQEILTASDFNLALLNNPVKTQNFATKIEVLQPLINMDGFYGRQAAKAKMDAFALQTERSKEYLELELNKAFMELQLAYKAVSVLEKASATADANMKLIKNYYEQGILQKTDLLSVQLRVNEIKNQWQYAKSNVQNASDYLGFLLNEEMSNKIYKPVESLENTILIENATTQLSNNRKDIQAMDKSSEAYRKMLQSTKMNFLPRLNAFGSYELYDQTLFGTNAKGYLVGAQLSWNVFDGYKSIGKMEKSKADFQKATLENQEYKAKSQLELNKTNRQLKDAENKVNLSKLALEQSQEAYRIRSNRFTQGLEKTTDLLQSETQMSQKELEFLQAVFEYNFTKEYLQFLTK is encoded by the coding sequence ATGAAGAAACTAAATTTTATACTGCTATTGGGAACACTTTCTCTTCCCATCCTTGGCTTTGGTCAGGATACTTTATCGATTTCTAAAAAAGAAATTTGGCAAAAGGCATCCGAAAAAAATAGGCAAATTAAAATGGCCCAACAGGATTATAAATCGGCTCAGGCTGATTACCGCCAGTCCAATTCATTATTCTTACCCAATATTACAGCATCTCATACTGCAATTTCAACAACCAATCCGTTGATGGCTTTTGGGTCTAAACTGAATCAGGAAATCCTGACGGCTTCCGATTTTAATCTAGCTTTATTGAACAATCCTGTGAAAACGCAAAATTTTGCCACTAAAATTGAGGTGCTACAGCCCTTAATCAATATGGACGGATTCTACGGACGTCAGGCTGCCAAAGCCAAAATGGATGCTTTTGCTTTGCAAACGGAACGAAGCAAAGAATACCTGGAACTCGAACTCAACAAAGCCTTTATGGAACTGCAACTGGCTTATAAAGCCGTGAGTGTTTTAGAAAAAGCCTCTGCTACAGCCGATGCCAACATGAAACTGATTAAAAATTATTACGAGCAGGGAATTCTCCAAAAAACAGACCTGCTTTCGGTGCAACTTCGTGTCAATGAAATTAAAAATCAATGGCAATATGCCAAAAGTAATGTTCAAAATGCCTCTGATTATTTGGGATTTCTTTTGAATGAAGAAATGAGTAATAAAATCTATAAACCAGTCGAATCATTAGAAAACACAATTCTTATTGAAAATGCCACTACCCAGCTTTCGAATAACAGGAAGGACATTCAGGCAATGGATAAATCATCAGAAGCTTACAGAAAAATGTTGCAATCGACCAAAATGAATTTCTTACCCAGATTGAATGCTTTTGGAAGTTATGAATTGTACGATCAAACTTTATTTGGAACCAATGCCAAAGGCTATTTAGTAGGAGCCCAATTGTCATGGAATGTCTTTGATGGTTACAAATCCATTGGAAAAATGGAAAAGTCTAAAGCCGATTTCCAGAAAGCAACACTTGAAAACCAAGAATACAAAGCCAAAAGCCAACTGGAGCTGAATAAAACCAATCGCCAGCTAAAAGATGCCGAAAACAAAGTGAATCTGTCTAAACTGGCTTTGGAACAATCACAGGAAGCCTATAGAATACGAAGCAATCGATTTACTCAAGGACTCGAAAAAACAACAGATCTATTGCAATCTGAAACCCAAATGTCCCAAAAAGAATTAGAATTCCTGCAAGCCGTTTTCGAATACAATTTCACCAAAGAATATTTACAGTTTTTAACCAAATAG
- a CDS encoding efflux RND transporter periplasmic adaptor subunit, producing the protein MKKIFIPILAVALAFLSSCNGEKKEASAKEVAIPVKVSGTTQNNDSQFVTASGKITAENSATISTRIMGYVTKIPVQLGQKVTAGQLLVSINNTDFLAKKAQVDASILQATAVYTNAKKDYERFVNLFKQQSASQKELDDMTARYEMAKAGLEGARQMRNEIAAQFSYSNITAPFSGVVTNTFVKEGDMANPGMPLLSIEAASKLQIIAMVSENDIASIQKGMPVNVLVKSSNTKLTGKVSELSLSATNTGGQYLVKINLDKTDSTVLSGMFVNVQFPVANKATTPTNEMVWVPQSVLIKQGQLTGIYTIGTGNTAVLRWLRTGKSIGNQVEILSGLSANENYIVSAEGKLYNGALVSIK; encoded by the coding sequence ATGAAAAAAATATTTATCCCAATCCTAGCTGTAGCCCTTGCCTTTTTATCTTCCTGTAATGGAGAAAAAAAAGAAGCCTCTGCTAAGGAAGTTGCTATCCCCGTAAAAGTAAGTGGAACAACTCAAAACAACGACAGCCAATTTGTAACAGCCAGCGGAAAAATAACGGCCGAAAACAGTGCTACTATCAGTACCAGAATAATGGGTTATGTTACTAAAATCCCGGTGCAACTGGGGCAAAAAGTGACTGCGGGGCAATTATTAGTCAGCATCAACAATACTGATTTTTTAGCCAAAAAAGCACAAGTCGATGCCAGCATTCTACAAGCCACAGCTGTTTATACTAATGCCAAAAAAGATTATGAGCGTTTTGTTAATTTATTCAAACAACAAAGTGCATCCCAAAAAGAACTCGACGACATGACCGCTCGTTATGAAATGGCCAAAGCCGGACTTGAAGGTGCCAGACAAATGCGAAATGAAATAGCTGCCCAATTCTCTTATTCGAATATTACGGCACCTTTCTCAGGAGTGGTGACCAATACTTTTGTAAAAGAAGGCGATATGGCTAATCCAGGAATGCCATTGTTAAGCATCGAAGCTGCATCAAAATTACAGATAATAGCAATGGTTTCAGAAAATGATATTGCTTCGATACAAAAAGGAATGCCGGTAAATGTTTTGGTAAAATCTTCTAATACAAAACTAACTGGAAAAGTGAGCGAACTGAGCCTTTCGGCCACCAATACCGGCGGACAATATTTGGTAAAAATCAATCTGGATAAAACGGATAGTACGGTATTATCAGGAATGTTTGTAAACGTGCAGTTCCCTGTTGCTAATAAAGCAACAACACCAACAAATGAAATGGTTTGGGTTCCACAATCAGTATTGATCAAACAAGGACAGCTTACTGGAATCTATACCATCGGAACGGGAAATACCGCTGTTTTAAGGTGGTTACGTACCGGAAAAAGCATCGGCAATCAAGTCGAAATACTATCGGGTTTATCGGCTAACGAAAATTATATCGTTTCGGCTGAAGGGAAGTTATACAATGGCGCTTTAGTTAGTATTAAGTGA
- a CDS encoding efflux RND transporter permease subunit, protein MQEGISGKIAHFFINSKLTILLMAALMIIGVYSSFLIPREEEPQINVPMADVLVGYPGASPTEVESRVAKPLEKIISNIKGVEHVHTMAMNGQAMLIVQFYVGQDVERSYVKLYDELAKHEDMFPKGVYKPIVKTRSIDDVPMLGITLWSETQDDFQLRQIAEEVTSEIEKVKDVAITKEIGGSTRELKVILDKDKMAENAIDALGIMQMIQANNGSSQSGSFVQNDQEYLVTTGQFLSNAEDVENLVVGINKNLPVYLKQVAKVQDGPATARSYVSFGYGKANEKFETAKSEYPAVTIAVGKVKGADAMKISEKIITKIEQLKKNLIPTDVHVEVTRNYGETASDKVGELLLHLGVAIIAVTILVMLAMGWRGGLVVFFSVPLTFALTLFSYYLLDYTLNRITLFALVFVVGIVVDDSIIIAENMHRHFKMKRLPFKQAAIYAINEVGNPTILATFTVISAILPMAFVSGMMGPYMSPMPIGASIAMLLSLFVALTVTPYLGYHLLQEKDEQQHKEAEGLETSLIYRIYNKLERPFLESSSKRRTLLAITILLLFGSVLMFFNKTVVVKMLPFDNKNEFQVVIDMPEGTTLERTAAVTKEIAQYLSAQPEVVNYQNYIGTSAPITFNGLVRHYDMRGGSNMADIQVNLQHKEDRDIQSHAIAKAMRPEVQKIAKKYGANVKLIEVPPGPPVLSTLVAEVYGPDYNEQIKVAKQLKTILETTSDVVDIDWMVEDHQTEYKLEIDKEKAMLNGIAPQQVVGNLTYLLKEYPISNLYDENSTDNVGIVLSLDDKDKTSLQDIQNLKIKGSQGNMIPVSDLVKVKQDTLQKTIYRKDQKRVVYVTADMAGALESPVYAILGMSEKLDKMKVPKGYKVNELYMEQPTDESNFTVKWDGEWQITLEVFRDLGVAFMVAIVIIYMLIVGWFQNFKTPIVMMLAIPLSLIGIVFGHWLLGAYFTATSFIGMIALAGVMVRNSVLLIDFIEIRLQDGIPIKQAIIEAGAVRTSPILLTTGAVVIGASIILFDPLFQGLAISLVFGAIVSTLLTLLVVPLIYYISERKKWETPTQEDQTNQE, encoded by the coding sequence ATGCAAGAAGGTATTTCAGGTAAAATAGCCCATTTTTTCATCAATTCGAAACTCACCATTTTATTGATGGCTGCTTTGATGATCATTGGTGTATACAGTTCGTTTCTGATTCCCAGAGAGGAAGAACCGCAAATTAATGTCCCTATGGCCGATGTGCTGGTAGGTTATCCGGGAGCAAGTCCCACAGAAGTTGAAAGTCGCGTAGCCAAACCTTTGGAAAAAATCATTTCGAATATCAAAGGCGTAGAACACGTGCATACCATGGCAATGAACGGTCAGGCAATGCTGATTGTCCAGTTCTATGTAGGTCAGGATGTGGAGCGTTCGTACGTAAAATTATATGACGAGCTGGCGAAACACGAAGATATGTTTCCTAAAGGTGTTTACAAACCCATTGTCAAAACCCGTTCTATAGATGATGTACCCATGCTGGGAATCACACTTTGGAGCGAAACGCAAGATGATTTTCAGTTGCGACAAATTGCCGAAGAAGTAACATCAGAAATCGAAAAGGTGAAAGATGTGGCTATTACCAAAGAAATTGGTGGTAGCACTCGCGAGCTGAAGGTAATCTTAGACAAGGACAAAATGGCCGAAAATGCTATCGACGCCTTGGGAATTATGCAAATGATTCAAGCCAACAACGGCAGTTCGCAATCTGGGAGTTTTGTACAAAATGACCAAGAATATTTAGTGACAACAGGTCAATTTTTATCGAATGCTGAAGATGTCGAGAACTTAGTCGTGGGTATAAATAAAAACCTTCCGGTTTACTTGAAACAAGTAGCCAAAGTACAGGACGGTCCTGCAACAGCCAGAAGTTATGTCTCTTTCGGATATGGCAAAGCCAACGAAAAATTTGAAACCGCAAAATCAGAATATCCTGCCGTGACTATTGCCGTAGGTAAAGTAAAAGGAGCTGATGCAATGAAAATTTCGGAGAAAATTATCACTAAAATTGAGCAGCTAAAAAAGAATTTAATTCCAACAGATGTTCATGTTGAAGTAACCCGAAATTATGGCGAAACAGCCTCGGATAAGGTGGGAGAATTACTGTTACACTTGGGCGTTGCCATAATAGCTGTAACCATTCTGGTGATGCTTGCCATGGGATGGCGTGGTGGATTGGTAGTGTTTTTCTCTGTTCCGCTGACATTTGCACTTACCTTGTTTAGTTATTATTTATTGGACTACACCTTAAACAGGATTACACTTTTTGCCTTGGTTTTTGTGGTGGGAATTGTGGTCGATGACAGTATTATCATTGCCGAAAACATGCACCGTCATTTCAAGATGAAACGACTGCCTTTCAAGCAAGCGGCTATTTATGCCATAAACGAAGTGGGAAACCCAACGATATTAGCCACTTTTACCGTAATCTCGGCGATACTTCCTATGGCCTTCGTATCCGGAATGATGGGGCCGTATATGAGTCCGATGCCTATTGGGGCTTCGATTGCGATGCTTTTATCGCTGTTTGTGGCATTGACTGTGACTCCCTATTTGGGTTATCACCTGCTTCAAGAAAAAGACGAGCAACAACACAAAGAAGCCGAAGGACTGGAAACCAGCCTTATTTATAGAATATACAATAAACTGGAGCGTCCGTTTTTGGAAAGCAGTTCCAAAAGAAGAACACTTCTAGCGATCACCATTTTATTATTATTCGGTTCTGTTTTGATGTTTTTCAACAAAACAGTGGTGGTAAAAATGCTGCCTTTTGATAATAAAAATGAATTTCAAGTGGTTATCGATATGCCTGAAGGAACAACCTTAGAACGAACAGCTGCCGTAACCAAAGAAATTGCACAATACCTGTCGGCACAGCCCGAAGTAGTCAATTACCAAAATTACATTGGAACCTCAGCTCCTATTACTTTTAACGGCCTGGTGCGTCATTATGATATGCGAGGCGGAAGCAATATGGCAGATATTCAGGTGAATTTGCAACACAAGGAAGACCGTGACATTCAAAGTCATGCGATTGCCAAAGCCATGCGTCCCGAAGTTCAAAAGATTGCCAAGAAATACGGGGCGAATGTAAAACTGATTGAAGTGCCACCTGGACCACCGGTACTTTCTACGCTAGTTGCCGAAGTTTATGGTCCTGATTACAACGAACAGATAAAAGTGGCCAAACAGCTAAAAACCATCTTAGAAACAACCTCAGATGTAGTCGATATCGATTGGATGGTTGAAGACCATCAAACGGAATACAAACTGGAAATTGACAAAGAAAAAGCAATGCTTAACGGAATTGCACCTCAACAAGTGGTGGGGAATTTAACTTATTTGCTGAAAGAATATCCGATTTCTAACTTGTATGACGAAAATTCAACTGACAATGTGGGAATTGTACTTTCGCTTGACGACAAAGACAAAACTAGTTTACAAGACATTCAGAATTTAAAAATTAAAGGAAGTCAGGGCAACATGATTCCTGTGAGTGATTTGGTCAAAGTAAAACAGGATACTTTGCAGAAAACCATTTATAGAAAAGACCAAAAACGTGTAGTCTATGTCACCGCCGATATGGCTGGTGCATTAGAAAGCCCTGTATATGCGATTCTGGGAATGAGCGAAAAACTGGATAAGATGAAAGTGCCAAAAGGCTATAAAGTAAACGAACTTTATATGGAGCAACCCACAGACGAAAGCAATTTTACCGTAAAATGGGACGGTGAATGGCAGATAACCCTAGAGGTATTTCGTGATTTAGGTGTTGCCTTTATGGTGGCAATCGTGATTATTTATATGCTGATTGTGGGTTGGTTCCAAAACTTCAAAACACCAATTGTAATGATGCTGGCTATTCCGTTATCACTTATTGGAATTGTGTTTGGGCACTGGTTATTGGGTGCTTATTTCACCGCAACCTCATTTATTGGGATGATAGCTTTGGCGGGTGTAATGGTCCGAAACTCGGTCTTACTGATTGACTTTATAGAAATCCGCCTTCAAGATGGCATTCCTATAAAACAAGCCATTATTGAGGCTGGAGCAGTGAGAACCTCTCCCATTCTATTGACTACCGGAGCTGTGGTTATTGGGGCATCGATTATCCTTTTTGATCCTTTATTTCAAGGATTAGCCATTTCGCTGGTATTTGGAGCTATCGTTTCTACCTTATTGACTTTGCTCGTAGTGCCTCTGATTTATTACATCAGCGAACGAAAAAAATGGGAAACACCAACCCAAGAAGACCAAACCAATCAAGAATAA
- a CDS encoding YgaP family membrane protein, whose amino-acid sequence MKNRIVRAVAGIFIMISLLLAVYVNQNWLWMTAFVGVNLSQSSITKWCLLEDILKKLNIKD is encoded by the coding sequence ATGAAAAATAGAATTGTAAGAGCCGTAGCCGGAATATTTATAATGATAAGCTTGCTTTTGGCCGTTTATGTAAACCAAAATTGGCTGTGGATGACCGCTTTTGTAGGTGTCAATTTATCCCAATCCTCCATTACCAAATGGTGCTTGCTGGAAGACATCCTGAAAAAACTGAATATAAAAGACTAA
- a CDS encoding peptidase U32 family protein: MKKKVEILAPAKNLVQGIAAINAGADAVYIGAPLFGARTNATNSVEDIAEMVKYAHLFKAQVFVVINTILYDNELEPCRKLIHQLYDIGVDALIVQDMAIMEMDLPPIVIHASTQANNREPKHVKFLKDIGMQRVVLARELNLDQVRDIAAATDVELEFFVSGALCVSFSGNCYMSIAGGERSANRGSCAQNCRLPYNLIDGNGTTLLTESHLLSIKDLDLSDQLPSLIEAGITSFKIEGRLKDIVYVKNNTSFLRKKLDAFLENNDSFQKASSGRTFYNFEPEMDRSFNRGYTDYFVNQRKEKIGNWESPKSQGQYIGKITEIKANGYVIENHDKLNNGDGLFFINEEGIADGVQINIIVNDIVVPNTFKNIAVGTVIYRNSDAEFNRIVEKENAAVRKIGVNLKFSETQDGFLLTVIDEDGHQSTAALVTEKELAKSEESVIPNITKNLAKTGNTPFIVDDIEVEFSKNWFLPISKVNEVRRIALEQLIDIRINEYDRKEFQITKSDIPYPTEKLDFTFNVSNKLARAFYKRHGVTEIEKAFELQWDPGKARVMTTKYCVKYELGKCARFQRATMGEKVVEPLTLKHGENEYKLKFNCKPCEMEIWEKDAEFEIIDQDDQLDYVKKR, encoded by the coding sequence ATGAAAAAGAAAGTAGAAATTCTTGCCCCAGCCAAAAACTTGGTTCAAGGAATAGCGGCTATTAATGCGGGTGCAGATGCAGTATATATTGGAGCACCATTATTTGGAGCGCGTACTAATGCGACCAATTCTGTTGAAGATATTGCCGAAATGGTCAAATATGCACACCTGTTTAAGGCGCAAGTTTTTGTGGTTATAAATACAATCTTGTACGATAATGAATTAGAACCTTGCAGAAAACTAATTCATCAATTATACGATATTGGTGTCGATGCGCTTATTGTACAGGACATGGCAATTATGGAAATGGATTTACCTCCAATTGTGATTCATGCCAGTACTCAAGCGAATAATCGTGAGCCAAAACATGTGAAATTCCTGAAAGATATTGGGATGCAACGTGTCGTATTGGCTAGAGAATTAAATTTAGACCAGGTTAGAGATATTGCTGCTGCAACTGATGTGGAGTTAGAATTTTTCGTTTCAGGAGCGCTTTGCGTTTCTTTTAGTGGAAATTGCTACATGAGTATTGCCGGTGGTGAGCGTAGTGCCAATCGTGGTTCTTGTGCACAAAACTGTCGTTTGCCTTACAACTTGATTGATGGAAACGGAACAACTTTATTGACCGAAAGTCATTTACTTTCGATAAAAGATTTAGATTTAAGTGATCAATTGCCTAGTTTAATTGAAGCAGGAATTACTTCATTTAAAATCGAAGGACGACTAAAAGATATTGTTTACGTAAAAAATAACACTTCGTTTTTAAGAAAGAAATTAGATGCTTTCTTAGAAAATAACGATAGTTTCCAAAAAGCATCTTCTGGAAGAACTTTCTACAATTTCGAACCAGAAATGGACAGAAGTTTCAACCGTGGTTATACCGATTATTTTGTTAACCAACGAAAAGAAAAAATCGGGAACTGGGAAAGTCCAAAATCACAAGGTCAGTACATTGGTAAAATTACCGAAATCAAAGCCAATGGTTATGTGATTGAAAATCACGATAAGCTGAATAATGGCGACGGTTTGTTTTTTATCAATGAAGAGGGAATTGCCGATGGCGTCCAAATCAATATTATTGTGAATGATATTGTCGTGCCAAATACTTTCAAGAATATTGCTGTAGGAACGGTTATTTATCGAAATTCGGATGCGGAATTCAACCGAATTGTAGAAAAAGAAAATGCTGCGGTTAGAAAAATAGGAGTAAACCTGAAATTTTCCGAAACTCAGGATGGGTTTCTGTTAACGGTTATTGATGAAGACGGACATCAAAGTACAGCTGCTTTGGTGACTGAAAAAGAACTGGCAAAAAGCGAAGAATCAGTGATTCCAAATATCACTAAAAACTTAGCTAAAACGGGTAATACACCTTTTATTGTTGATGACATTGAAGTGGAATTTTCTAAGAATTGGTTTTTACCAATTTCGAAAGTAAACGAAGTTCGTAGAATAGCTTTGGAACAATTAATTGACATTCGAATCAACGAATACGACAGAAAAGAATTCCAAATTACAAAATCAGATATTCCTTATCCAACAGAGAAATTAGATTTTACGTTTAATGTTTCGAACAAATTAGCGAGAGCTTTTTATAAAAGACATGGCGTAACCGAGATTGAAAAAGCATTCGAATTGCAATGGGATCCAGGAAAAGCACGCGTGATGACAACCAAATATTGCGTGAAATACGAATTGGGTAAATGTGCCCGATTCCAAAGAGCAACTATGGGCGAAAAAGTAGTAGAGCCATTAACTCTGAAACATGGAGAAAACGAATACAAATTGAAATTCAATTGCAAGCCTTGTGAAATGGAAATTTGGGAAAAAGATGCCGAATTTGAAATTATAGATCAAGATGATCAACTGGATTATGTAAAGAAAAGATAA
- a CDS encoding 2-dehydro-3-deoxyphosphooctonate aldolase produces MKKTFVFIAFLLLSASCVSTKSTLMNVDDNAPIPKLTKDNTFVITAYSKDKKYGYDKDYPINVFYRNTRDESINQERFLNALAGPNGEKITFRKLESCCPFPTKKTELGAGFLDVYEIKWKDQKKPVILYMNIYEKGHLLVPVGFSLKKIEP; encoded by the coding sequence ATGAAAAAAACTTTTGTTTTTATTGCCTTTTTACTTCTTAGCGCTTCTTGTGTAAGTACTAAATCAACTCTCATGAATGTTGATGATAATGCCCCTATACCCAAACTCACCAAAGACAATACCTTTGTCATTACAGCATACAGCAAAGACAAAAAATACGGCTACGACAAGGATTATCCCATCAACGTTTTTTATCGAAATACCAGAGACGAATCGATTAATCAAGAACGTTTCCTGAATGCTTTAGCGGGACCAAATGGAGAAAAGATTACTTTCCGAAAATTAGAAAGCTGTTGCCCGTTTCCAACAAAAAAAACCGAACTGGGTGCTGGTTTTTTGGATGTTTATGAAATAAAGTGGAAAGATCAAAAAAAGCCCGTTATTCTTTATATGAATATCTACGAGAAAGGTCATTTGTTGGTTCCTGTTGGCTTTAGTTTAAAAAAAATTGAACCTTAA
- the kdsA gene encoding 3-deoxy-8-phosphooctulonate synthase → MNIHDIPQIKHTDSGNFFLLAGPCAIEGEEMAMRIAEKLIGITDSLQIPFVFKGSFKKANRSRIDSFCGIGDEKALKILRKVSETFHVPTVTDIHTNEDAAMAAQYVDVLQIPAFLVRQTDLVVAAANTGKTVNLKKGQFMSPESMKHAVQKVLDCNNQNVMVTDRGTMFGYQDMIVDFRGIPTMQQYATTVLDVTHSLQQPNQTVGVTGGRPDMIETIAKAGIAVGVDGIFIETHFDPANAKSDGANMLHLDYFEDLMKKLVAIRKTVNTF, encoded by the coding sequence ATGAACATACACGATATTCCACAAATTAAACATACCGATAGCGGTAATTTCTTTTTACTTGCAGGTCCATGCGCAATAGAAGGGGAAGAAATGGCCATGAGAATCGCTGAAAAATTAATCGGGATTACCGATAGCCTACAAATTCCTTTCGTTTTCAAAGGATCTTTCAAAAAAGCAAATCGTTCCAGAATAGACAGCTTCTGTGGAATTGGGGATGAAAAAGCCTTGAAAATTCTAAGAAAGGTCTCCGAAACTTTCCATGTTCCTACCGTGACTGATATTCATACGAATGAGGATGCAGCAATGGCAGCTCAATATGTAGATGTTTTACAAATTCCTGCTTTTTTAGTTCGTCAAACTGATTTAGTTGTAGCTGCGGCCAATACCGGAAAAACGGTAAACCTAAAGAAAGGACAGTTTATGAGTCCCGAGAGCATGAAACATGCCGTTCAAAAAGTTTTGGATTGCAACAACCAAAATGTGATGGTTACGGATCGCGGAACAATGTTTGGTTATCAAGACATGATTGTTGATTTTAGAGGAATTCCTACTATGCAACAATACGCAACCACCGTTCTTGACGTGACGCATTCTTTACAACAACCAAATCAAACTGTTGGTGTGACCGGCGGAAGACCTGATATGATTGAGACCATTGCAAAAGCCGGAATTGCTGTAGGTGTTGACGGCATCTTTATTGAAACTCATTTTGATCCAGCAAATGCAAAAAGTGATGGCGCTAATATGCTTCACTTGGATTATTTTGAAGACCTAATGAAGAAACTCGTTGCCATTAGAAAAACAGTAAATACATTTTAA
- a CDS encoding PAS domain-containing sensor histidine kinase, protein MIRAESNAIQSHLDSFNKFEKFFDLSPDLLCVAGFDGYFKRINPAVCKLLGYSAEELMSKPINEFVFYADKNNTASARNELRKRIPLFDFENRYLTKNGGVVWLLWTSFPIESDEQVYAIAKNITYKKELEEERNLHLAELTKISNDLKELTYTTLHDLRSPVNNLLSVFELLDTSKIEDSETQEYLSILKSTSESLKQTLNEYVVILNKKNDNATPIEALNLTESLEEVLLSINSLIQNSYTTIDVDFSRLDTVNFNKAYLKSIFLNLITNSIKYAKPNCLPTISIHSENKSGKKQLIISDNGIGFDMEQVKDKIFKLHQKFHNHIDSSGIGLYLVYNHVINLGGHISVESKVNEGTKFIITFRD, encoded by the coding sequence ATGATACGAGCTGAATCGAATGCTATTCAAAGTCATTTAGATAGCTTCAATAAATTCGAAAAATTTTTCGATCTATCTCCTGACTTGCTATGTGTAGCCGGATTTGATGGTTACTTTAAAAGAATAAACCCAGCGGTGTGTAAATTATTAGGTTATTCTGCCGAGGAATTAATGTCTAAGCCCATTAATGAATTTGTATTCTATGCTGATAAAAACAATACTGCCTCTGCCAGAAACGAACTTAGAAAAAGAATTCCCTTATTTGATTTTGAAAACCGTTATTTAACAAAAAACGGAGGCGTAGTCTGGTTATTATGGACATCATTTCCAATAGAAAGTGACGAACAGGTATATGCTATTGCCAAAAACATAACCTATAAAAAAGAGCTGGAAGAGGAACGCAATTTGCACTTGGCTGAGCTCACTAAAATAAGTAACGATCTAAAGGAACTGACCTATACCACTTTACATGATTTGCGATCTCCGGTGAATAACTTGCTTTCCGTATTTGAGCTCTTGGACACTTCTAAAATAGAAGATTCTGAAACACAGGAATACCTTTCCATTCTTAAATCAACCAGTGAAAGTTTGAAACAAACTTTAAATGAATATGTGGTGATTTTAAACAAAAAGAATGATAACGCAACTCCTATTGAAGCACTTAATTTGACCGAATCCTTAGAGGAAGTCCTACTTTCGATAAACTCCTTAATCCAAAATTCATATACTACAATTGATGTTGACTTTTCGCGACTTGATACAGTCAATTTTAACAAAGCTTATTTAAAAAGTATCTTTTTAAATTTAATAACCAATTCAATTAAATATGCCAAGCCAAATTGTTTGCCTACAATTTCCATTCATAGTGAGAATAAATCTGGCAAAAAGCAATTAATCATTTCTGACAACGGTATTGGTTTTGATATGGAACAAGTGAAAGATAAAATTTTTAAATTGCATCAAAAATTCCATAACCATATTGACAGCAGTGGTATTGGGCTGTATTTAGTCTATAATCATGTTATTAATTTAGGTGGTCACATCAGTGTGGAAAGTAAAGTAAATGAAGGAACAAAATTTATCATTACATTTAGGGATTGA